One genomic window of Campylobacter fetus subsp. fetus includes the following:
- the dapA gene encoding 4-hydroxy-tetrahydrodipicolinate synthase, which produces MKKAIFGAMTALITPFKNGKLNEAGYEKLIKRQIKNGIDAIVPVGTTGESATLTHDEHRICIEIAVETCKNTKVKVLAGAGSNATHEAVDLAEFAEAHGADGILSVAPYYNKPTQEGLYLHYKNIANSVKIPVLLYNVPGRTGCDILPETVIRLFNDCENIYGVKEASGSIDRCVDLLAHEPKLYVLSGEDAINYPILSNGGKGVISVTSNLLPDQTAALTHYALDNEFLKAKEINDRLYNINKIMFCESNPIPIKAAMFIAGLIDTLEYRLPLCNPSVDNLKKIEETMKSYDIKGF; this is translated from the coding sequence ATGAAAAAAGCCATTTTTGGGGCTATGACGGCTCTTATAACTCCATTCAAAAATGGAAAACTAAATGAAGCAGGCTATGAAAAGCTCATCAAAAGACAGATCAAAAATGGTATTGACGCTATTGTGCCAGTAGGAACTACTGGGGAAAGTGCCACTTTAACTCACGATGAACATAGAATTTGTATAGAAATAGCCGTAGAAACTTGTAAAAATACAAAAGTAAAAGTTCTAGCCGGAGCAGGAAGCAACGCTACTCATGAAGCAGTGGATTTGGCTGAGTTTGCAGAAGCTCATGGAGCCGACGGTATACTTTCTGTAGCTCCGTATTATAACAAACCAACTCAAGAAGGGCTTTATCTTCATTATAAAAATATAGCAAACTCGGTAAAAATACCTGTGCTGCTATATAATGTTCCTGGTCGTACCGGATGCGATATACTTCCTGAAACCGTTATTAGGCTATTTAACGACTGTGAAAATATTTACGGAGTTAAAGAAGCAAGCGGAAGCATAGATAGATGTGTTGATCTACTAGCTCACGAGCCAAAACTTTATGTTTTAAGCGGTGAAGATGCGATAAACTATCCTATTTTAAGCAATGGCGGTAAAGGCGTTATATCTGTTACTTCAAATTTACTTCCAGATCAAACCGCAGCACTTACTCACTACGCACTTGATAATGAGTTTTTAAAAGCAAAAGAGATAAATGATAGACTTTATAATATAAATAAAATAATGTTTTGCGAAAGTAATCCTATACCAATAAAAGCAGCTATGTTCATAGCAGGTCTTATAGACACTTTAGAATATAGACTTCCGCTTTGCAACCCAAGTGTAGATAATCTTAAAAAGATTGAAGAAACTATGAAAAGTTATGATATAAAAGGATTTTAA
- a CDS encoding M16 family metallopeptidase, with the protein MLPKFSKITLNNGLEVYHTPLNLGSNVISIDLFYKVGSRNETMGKSGIAHMLEHLNFKSTKNRKAGEFDEIVKGFGGVNNASTGFDYTHYFIKCSNQNLDKSLELYSDIMENLNLKNEEFLPERDVVLEERRWRTDNDPIGFLYFRLFNNAFIYHPYHWTPIGFFTDIQNWSIDDIKAFWQTYYQPKNAFLMITGDIDEQTAFDISKKHFEHIKNGKNIPNFYFKEPEQNGKKEVVLRKQSDVEMVAIAYKIPPFNHEDQVGLSAISDYLSSGKSSLLQKKLIDELNLVNQIYAYPMDCVDDGLFIFIAICNPDVKAKQVQKELLNLIKQIKQDLVEDEELIKIKNSLKSDFIYSLDSASKLANLYGSYIARGDITPLYDLQNKTESLTSSDVQKIAKKYFVSKNSTTIILKGTK; encoded by the coding sequence ATGCTACCAAAATTCAGTAAAATAACACTAAATAATGGTCTTGAAGTGTATCATACGCCTTTAAATTTAGGCTCAAACGTTATTAGTATAGATCTGTTTTATAAAGTCGGAAGCCGAAATGAAACTATGGGAAAAAGTGGAATCGCCCATATGTTAGAGCATCTAAATTTTAAATCTACAAAAAATAGAAAAGCCGGAGAATTCGATGAAATAGTAAAAGGTTTTGGCGGAGTAAATAACGCAAGTACGGGATTTGACTATACTCATTACTTTATAAAATGTTCAAATCAAAACTTAGATAAATCGCTAGAGCTATACTCAGACATAATGGAAAACTTAAATTTAAAAAATGAAGAGTTTTTACCAGAAAGAGATGTGGTTTTAGAAGAAAGAAGATGGAGGACAGATAACGATCCAATCGGATTTTTATATTTTAGACTATTTAATAATGCCTTTATCTATCACCCGTATCATTGGACTCCGATAGGATTTTTTACAGATATACAAAACTGGAGCATAGATGATATAAAAGCATTTTGGCAAACATATTATCAACCAAAAAATGCATTTTTAATGATAACTGGAGATATAGATGAGCAAACGGCTTTCGATATATCAAAAAAACATTTTGAACATATAAAAAACGGTAAAAATATACCTAATTTCTATTTTAAAGAGCCGGAGCAAAACGGTAAAAAAGAGGTAGTTTTACGCAAACAAAGTGACGTGGAAATGGTAGCCATAGCATATAAAATTCCGCCATTTAACCATGAAGATCAAGTTGGGCTATCTGCTATTTCAGATTATCTAAGCAGCGGTAAAAGCTCACTTTTACAAAAAAAACTCATAGATGAGCTAAATTTAGTAAATCAAATTTATGCTTATCCTATGGACTGCGTAGATGATGGATTGTTTATATTTATAGCAATTTGCAATCCTGATGTTAAAGCCAAACAGGTACAAAAAGAGTTATTAAATTTAATAAAACAGATAAAACAAGATCTCGTAGAAGATGAAGAATTGATAAAAATAAAAAACTCGTTGAAATCAGATTTCATCTACTCTTTAGATAGTGCTAGCAAACTTGCAAATTTATACGGAAGTTATATAGCAAGAGGAGATATAACTCCTCTTTATGATTTGCAAAATAAAACCGAATCTCTAACTAGTTCAGACGTACAAAAAATAGCAAAAAAATATTTTGTAAGTAAAAATTCAACAACGATAATCTTGAAAGGAACAAAATGA
- a CDS encoding quinone-dependent dihydroorotate dehydrogenase — MDYRDIKKLFFKLDPETAHKIAECGLRTAANLPFAADYLVDKFCYTDTKLSQNIFGLNFLNPVGLAGGFDKNATMLRALLALGFGYLEYGTLTPKPQPGNPKPRLFRLIEEKSIQNAMGFNNDGVDKIKKRVEKLYPFAVPLFANIGKNKITPNEEAIKDYELLVRELSGFCDAFVLNLSSPNTPNLRDLQEDKFITELFEIIKPLTNKPIILKISPDIKEDKAIQICLNAANLGIDAIIVNNTSIDYSLSSNAKNFGGLSGALITQKSKEMFKNIAKELFGKTILISCGGIDNAKEAYERIKMGASLVQIYTSFIFEGPSICKNINKELVNLLTDDGFENISQAIGANLRK, encoded by the coding sequence ATGGATTATAGAGATATTAAAAAACTGTTTTTCAAACTAGACCCAGAAACTGCCCATAAAATAGCCGAATGCGGCTTAAGAACAGCTGCAAATTTGCCGTTTGCGGCAGATTATCTAGTAGATAAATTTTGTTATACAGATACAAAATTGTCACAAAATATATTTGGGTTAAATTTCTTAAATCCAGTTGGACTCGCCGGTGGATTCGATAAAAATGCAACTATGTTAAGAGCTCTATTGGCTCTTGGATTTGGATATTTAGAGTATGGTACGCTAACTCCAAAACCGCAACCAGGAAACCCAAAACCGCGTCTTTTTAGACTCATAGAAGAAAAAAGTATACAAAATGCTATGGGATTTAATAATGATGGAGTAGATAAGATAAAAAAACGAGTAGAAAAACTCTATCCGTTTGCCGTGCCGTTATTTGCAAATATAGGAAAAAACAAGATTACTCCAAATGAAGAGGCTATAAAAGATTACGAACTTTTAGTACGCGAACTTAGCGGATTTTGCGATGCTTTTGTTTTAAATTTAAGTTCGCCGAATACTCCGAATTTAAGAGATTTACAAGAAGATAAATTTATAACAGAACTATTTGAGATAATAAAACCGCTTACTAATAAACCTATTATATTAAAAATATCTCCGGATATAAAAGAGGATAAAGCTATACAAATATGCTTAAATGCTGCGAATTTGGGCATAGACGCGATTATTGTAAACAATACTAGTATAGATTATTCATTAAGCAGTAATGCAAAAAACTTTGGCGGCTTAAGCGGAGCTTTAATAACTCAAAAAAGCAAAGAGATGTTTAAGAACATAGCAAAAGAGCTTTTTGGCAAAACAATTCTTATAAGCTGCGGAGGTATAGACAATGCAAAAGAAGCTTATGAGCGTATAAAAATGGGAGCGAGTTTAGTTCAAATTTATACAAGTTTTATATTTGAAGGTCCATCTATCTGCAAAAATATAAATAAAGAATTAGTTAATCTTTTAACAGATGATGGATTTGAGAATATATCTCAAGCAATCGGCGCTAATTTAAGGAAATAA